In one Drosophila gunungcola strain Sukarami chromosome 2R unlocalized genomic scaffold, Dgunungcola_SK_2 000004F, whole genome shotgun sequence genomic region, the following are encoded:
- the LOC128253872 gene encoding uncharacterized protein LOC128253872 → MSRRSGNQESSLKSEKMQRYYAERETTGPEFDDRLIKLVRANPAIYDVSHPHYRRNPVRVDIWDRIANELGASSRFLQTKWKNIRYNYLQEVKAIETGQTNPNVRKRRFTEDLSFLQNTAQTYNVKKSQSFVAPQNGGGSDNDSNSFLYPDPEHLKIDASEGYDIIELDNSEDGENSDDNEIVPELHVMAEEEPKLEHHSLPTTLNGIHNSSSDHSHERDSPASSPLLTPMVVMGNGYDQDQVVPPPNPKQDQKQLKNSSLSNGEVTIEPIYKPAATRRTLPSDFLSNPFKRKAAEAPLLQSQVTTTPYSDPIELYCLSLVDTLRNMPRSERERVKFEFASILKDAKYKDES, encoded by the exons ATGAGCAGGAGAAGTGGAAACCAGGAGTCGAGCTTGAAATCGGAGAAGATGCAGCGCTACTACGCGGAACGGGAGACCACAGGACCCGAGTTCG ACGATCGCCTGATAAAGCTAGTGCGCGCAAATCCGGCCATCTACGATGTCAGCCATCCGCACTATCGTCGCAATCCGGTCAGAGTGGATATATGGGATCGCATTGCCAACGAACTGGGCGCCTCCT CTCGATTCCTGCAGACCAAGTGGAAAAACATACGCTACAACTATCTGCAGGAGGTGAAGGCAATAGAGACGGGCCAAACAAATCCGAATGTGCGCAAGCGACGCTTCACCGAGGATCTGTCCTTCCTGCAGAACACTGCCCAGACCTATAATGTGAAGAAATCCCAGAGCTTCGTGGCCCCGCAGAATGGAGGGGGCAGTGACAACGACAGCAACAGCTTCCTATATCCCGATCCGGAGCACCTAAAGATCGACGCCTCCGAGGGCTACGACATCATTGAACTGGACAACAGCGAGGATGGCGAGAACAGCGACGACAACGAGATTGTTCCGGAGCTGCATGTCATGGCGGAGGAGGAGCCCAAGCTGGAACATCATTCCCTGCCGACGACACTCAATGGCATCCACAACAGTAGCAGCGATCACAGTCACGAACGCGACTCGCCGGCCTCCTCGCCGCTGCTCACGCCCATGGTGGTCATGGGCAACGGCTACGACCAGGACCAGGTCGTGCCACCCCCCAATCCAAAGCAGGATCAGAAACAGCTCAAGAACAGCTCGCTGTCCAACGGCGAGGTGACCATCGAACCCATTTACAAGCCTGCGGCCACGAGGCGCACATTACCCAGCGACTTTCTGAGCAATCCCTTCAAGCGCAAGGCCGCCGAAGCGCCGCTCCTCCAGTCCCAGGTGACGACGACGCCCTACAGCGATCCCATCGAGCTGTACTGCCTCTCGCTGGTGGACACACTCCGCAACATGCCCAGGTCGGAGCGGGAACGGGTCAAGTTCGAGTTCGCCAGCATTCTGAAGGACGCCAAGTACAAGGACGAGTCCTAA